The DNA sequence TGCGACACAATACCGCGTACCCGGCGGACAAACGTAATATATTGGTCGTCCTCGGGGGCTACTGTAGCTGAATTGATGAGTGCGCCCAGACCATTTTCCGGTAGATTCTTCTCGATCAGCTGGTAATAGGATTTGTAATCCTTCACTTCATCCTGAATGATATCCTTGGTCGTAATGGCCTTGCCGTCCTGGTTTATGATATAAATCAGCTCGATCTGCGGGTAGATAATGAATGCCGAATCGAAAACCTGGCTCTGTATTTTCTTGGAGAGCTCATAATACTGGTAACCGTTGTCCGGGTCCATTTCCACGAATTTCAGTACATCTCCGTTGGATAGGATGGTTTTACTCGCATTATCGAATGTTTGCAGATACAGGTCCGTATGATAAGCCGCATGCGTAATCATTTGCGACAGATAACGCTCCAGCTGCCGATCCAGCAGCTTGGAAGATTGGAAATATGTGATGGTGCCGACCACCGATAGTGAAATAATGATCAGAATCATGAAATAACCGAAAATCCGGTGCGAAATGCTTTTGCGGAAAATACGGAACATCAGATTCCCATCTTCTGCCGATATTCGGAAGGAGAAATACCTTCGTATTTCTTGAATGTCTTGGTGAAGTTGGAGTGATCGGCATATCCAACCGCATACGAGATATCCGTAATTCTGTACCGCTCTTCGCCCAGCATCCGCTTGGCATACTCCATACGGCGCTTGGTGCGGTACTGAACAAAGGTCTCTCCAGTCATCTGTTTGAACATGACGCTGAAGTAGTTCGGATGCAGTCCCAGCAGATCAGCCGCTTCCTCCAGAGATACTTCGCTCCCGAGATTCTGCTCGATGTACATCTTTACTTCCTCGATGGGGTCCTTCAGCTTGCCCTTTCTCCGCCTGTACAAGCTATCCAGCGTGTCTTGAATACTCCCTGTAAACTGGTTATAGACCGTATGAAAAGTCATGCCCTGCTTCAACTCCAGCAGCGGACGCAGCTCGATGTTCACGTCCCTGGCCTTCAGCTTTTTCATCAGCAGCACATGGAACTCTTGCAGCATTTCGATTCTTTGTTCATCCTGCATATGATAGGTGGCGATTTCCTGCTCCCA is a window from the Paenibacillus sp. J23TS9 genome containing:
- a CDS encoding response regulator, translating into MYRVLIVDDEPMILKGLTVFLQQSGVGIASIRSASNGEGALAAIREELPDFVFTDIRMPVMDGLALCAQIAEMDQKIQTVVISGYDDFTYAQTCISYGVKEYLLKPISKRDLQDTLRKLIQRAEAAKPASAYLSVAKMDEWMAEIEQAIYYMNQEQVTQLLQTWEQEIATYHMQDEQRIEMLQEFHVLLMKKLKARDVNIELRPLLELKQGMTFHTVYNQFTGSIQDTLDSLYRRRKGKLKDPIEEVKMYIEQNLGSEVSLEEAADLLGLHPNYFSVMFKQMTGETFVQYRTKRRMEYAKRMLGEERYRITDISYAVGYADHSNFTKTFKKYEGISPSEYRQKMGI